The Streptococcus oralis genome segment GTGGCAACCAAGCCACCAACCTTTGTCATCTTTGTTAACGAAGAAGAACTTATGCACTTCTCTTACCTGCGTTTCTTGGAAAATCAAATCCGCAAGGCCTTTGTCTTTGAAGGAACCCCGATTCATTTGATCGCAAGAAAACGTAAGTAAGCCTTGCTTATTTTTCAATAAGAATAACTGAAAAGAAGACTGGTATGTCTTCTTTTTTTCTATAAAATAGGTGAAAAAATCCTGTCAAATTGAATGAAAAATCTGTCATCAAAATTCAATCATTTTCCCGGCTTTTGTAACCTATTTGTAATGAAATTGCACTTTTTTTGTAAAAATCAAAATGCTATAATTCCTTAAATCAATTTTCCTTTATCAGGGAGGTTATTATGAAAAGAAGCAGATTATTTAAACATAGTTTGTTGGTTCGCTTGCTTGGACTGCTGATGGTCTTTCTCTTCTTGTCAGCATTCACAGCACCTGAAAAACCTGAGTACGGGATCTATGACCCAGATCACTATCTGACTGACGCGACAATTAGTCAGATTCGGGAATTGAATAATGTCAATAGTAAAAAATCAGAAAAAATCCAGATGGGTGTTTACGTTGTGAAAAGCCTAAATGGAGAAACAATCGAGACTGTTGCCAATGAAACAGCTAGAGCTTGGAAGATTGGCTACTCGGGAGACAATCACGGTGTCTTGATTGTGGTAGCAGTCCAAGATAGAAAATCACGGATTGAAACCAGTAATAATGTGGCCAGTAAAATCACAGACTATCAGACTCACAGATTCTTGACAACAGCACGCCCTTACTTTCAAAATGGTGACTATAACAAGGGTGTTCTCTCAATAGTCAATAATCTCAACTACATGTTCTATAGTGGATCGAGTACAACTGCTTCAAGTTCTAAAAGTAGTTACGACTATACTACCAACTCTAGTCGCTTAAGGGAACTTGAAAGGTATGCTGGTGAGAGCAGTTCTTCGAGACGGCATCGAAAAAGCAGTTCGAGTGACGGAGTTATCGGATTTGGAATTCTCATTTACTTCATCGTGATGATTATCGGATTTATATCTGGAGGTCGTGGTGGCGGTTCACATGGCGATGATTCTGGCGGTGGCTGGTGGGGCGGTGACTCATCAGATTCAGGATCCTCTTGGTCTGACTCGGGCTCCGATTCATCTGGAGGCTGGGACGGCGGTGGCTTCGATGGTGG includes the following:
- a CDS encoding TPM domain-containing protein yields the protein MKRSRLFKHSLLVRLLGLLMVFLFLSAFTAPEKPEYGIYDPDHYLTDATISQIRELNNVNSKKSEKIQMGVYVVKSLNGETIETVANETARAWKIGYSGDNHGVLIVVAVQDRKSRIETSNNVASKITDYQTHRFLTTARPYFQNGDYNKGVLSIVNNLNYMFYSGSSTTASSSKSSYDYTTNSSRLRELERYAGESSSSRRHRKSSSSDGVIGFGILIYFIVMIIGFISGGRGGGSHGDDSGGGWWGGDSSDSGSSWSDSGSDSSGGWDGGGFDGGGSSDDW